A stretch of the Pirellulales bacterium genome encodes the following:
- a CDS encoding zinc ribbon domain-containing protein, translating into MNAGFQIRESVKNRIHRLKRGIPAVGKLPFGRTYDRKALRWGIHPAKQKMMRDVAKRYLADESMESIAAEYGVDQANLHWLLLKRCGTNWSVRFKSKRFNIDETIELTVPALLDDATIKAVHLKKNQNKTRTSKGGTEHKYLLRGMVFCAKCGYSLQGQPRTARGTFVYRHSSNQNAKKCDVRPRPWIREHALDDAVIRQLLDWYGNPPAVKKAIEAAHPNLKRLDCLNDDLEQNRKSIAKLKKALTKLESKAIDELIYKGTISEESLTQKKEPLQKRLTVLRARRNRLVAEIEAMPTPQTIKTEAVRVASAMKKRIGKKKNPKRSRRRTSALATAAIGLADSFEHLTWADKRALLEDVFNGTLVDGRPMGVYVLPIDGQVDGRYKQWRFVLRGSTGLPRIGANGRTSGDTADLQCVAELASS; encoded by the coding sequence TCAAAAACCGTATTCACCGTCTCAAAAGGGGCATCCCTGCGGTGGGAAAGCTACCGTTCGGCCGCACTTACGACCGTAAGGCGCTTCGCTGGGGCATTCATCCGGCAAAGCAGAAAATGATGCGGGATGTGGCCAAGCGATATCTCGCTGACGAGTCCATGGAAAGCATTGCGGCCGAATACGGTGTTGACCAAGCGAACCTGCACTGGCTTCTCCTAAAACGCTGCGGGACAAATTGGAGCGTTCGATTCAAGAGCAAGCGATTCAATATCGACGAGACTATAGAGCTGACAGTGCCCGCACTGCTCGACGATGCCACGATAAAGGCCGTGCATCTCAAAAAGAATCAGAACAAGACTCGTACCTCCAAGGGGGGCACGGAGCACAAATACTTGCTCCGTGGAATGGTCTTTTGCGCCAAGTGCGGCTATTCGCTACAGGGCCAGCCCCGCACAGCACGCGGCACGTTCGTTTATCGCCACAGTAGCAATCAGAACGCCAAAAAGTGCGACGTGAGACCTCGCCCGTGGATTCGCGAGCACGCACTTGATGACGCCGTTATTCGCCAGCTCCTGGATTGGTACGGCAACCCGCCCGCCGTGAAAAAGGCGATCGAGGCTGCTCATCCTAATCTCAAACGACTCGATTGCCTAAACGACGATCTCGAGCAAAATCGCAAGAGCATCGCGAAGTTGAAAAAGGCGCTCACCAAACTCGAGAGCAAGGCGATCGACGAACTCATTTACAAAGGCACCATTTCTGAGGAGTCGCTGACGCAAAAGAAGGAGCCACTACAAAAGCGATTGACGGTCCTGAGAGCAAGGCGCAATCGGCTAGTGGCAGAAATCGAGGCCATGCCCACACCGCAAACGATTAAGACAGAGGCCGTTAGGGTGGCATCGGCGATGAAGAAACGCATTGGCAAGAAGAAGAATCCGAAGAGAAGCCGACGGCGAACAAGCGCACTCGCCACCGCGGCCATAGGGCTCGCCGATTCCTTTGAGCACCTTACCTGGGCTGATAAACGTGCGTTGCTCGAAGACGTTTTCAACGGCACGTTAGTCGATGGCAGGCCAATGGGCGTCTATGTCCTGCCAATTGATGGACAGGTCGATGGCAGATACAAGCAATGGCGTTTCGTCTTGCGTGGCAGCACTGGGCTGCCACGCATCGGCGCAAACGGCCGGACTTCGGGGGATACGGCCGATTTGCAGTGTGTGGCAGAATTGGCGAGTAGTTGA